In Gossypium arboreum isolate Shixiya-1 chromosome 3, ASM2569848v2, whole genome shotgun sequence, the sequence gtaaaactttattaAAAGATTAACAACAATATTCAACTAAtgtgatatatattttttattttcaaattcctTATGATACCTCAAATTGAACTTTAAACcagaattttatttttccttgAAACTTTCCTTATGATACCTCAAATTCCTTAGCATTCGATTGAATCAAGGTTTGTTTTCAGTCTTCTTACTTCGATTGTGTACTAAAACCAGTGATAAGCGTGAATGAATGCATGCATGACTCTTCATACTCCTTGGTACCACTGCTGACTGCTGACTGCTGACATGATCTTAccatgattttattttattttttaacatttCTTTTTTGTCAGAAGGGATACATTTTGACCTTAAAAACTACAGTTTTGCCAAAATCGCAGATGACTACCTCCATTAAAACCATCCTTTAAGAGCCCTCCATCTTTGTCAATCAGGTCATACTAGTTGACTTTTTATTGCATTCTCTTTTTGTTATTTGGATTTGATTCTTCTATCACATTAAGTCAGCGTTGCTATTTCCTTTTTATATATAGTTTTAAGGATTTTATTAATTTGtactataaataaatttaaacaaaaaattttaattctaatcACCTCATTCATCTACTAATATGAGGGGAATTAGTTACTCCATGAGAAAATTTCAAAATGTCGTTTTTAGAGACTGATTCGACCCCTCAATAATGGAAGATTGTCTTTCAGGAAGAGATTTTGGAAAGAGCAATGTACGGTTTATGAAGGAAGCGTCTCGATATGTGGACGTATAACCACCCACTAAGAGACAACATGAGTGTCTCACTCTTGGTAAGATTTGAACCTTTAACCTATGATATATAGGTCACGTGTTGGGGTATACAACACCACTTTGGAACGAATGACCTTAATGGCATAGGTCAGGGGTTCAAACCCCACCAAAAGCGAGACACTCACATTGTTTCTTGATAGATGGCCATACGTCTACGTATGATCAAGACACCCTTTTACGAATTCTACATACTCTCCGCAAAAAGAAACAAATCTCTCTCAAATAACAATATATTTCATTATTGAGAGATCGAGTACCTATCTCCCTCGAATATAACAAAGAGAAAATTATCAAACAATCATAAGAAAACTAGAAATCgaacaaggaaaattttgaaaaaaaagaagataaaagataataatatataagaataaaataaaacaggGAAACCATCAGGTGATCTCATCGCCCCACATATGATCTAGCGCCGCAAAATTTGGCGCCAAAATCCAAGTCAATCCGTAATccccaaatttttttttggtAGATTAATCCCCAATTTTGTTAATATTACTGTATCTTTTCTTCAAAGGCTGCCCGCGGTCAGCTATTTTCACGGGCAACTCATAAAAATAGTTGTTTTTGCCGTTAGCTAATTTAAGTTAACTAATGAGATCTTGTTATTTACCACTATACCCAAAccactaaattataaataaattcatgttttggtcacttaactttaaaaattataaaattattatttaattattcaaaaattttcatttaagtcattgatatatttaaaattttttatttaaattactgggttcttaagtttttattttaagtttAGCTAGCGAGTTTCAAGTGGCTTTTCGACGATCAGTAAGATAGGTTGAAAAATATACCTTAGATTCAAGTTGATGTGATAGTCAATGTCAAAGATCAAATAAGAAATTTGTTTGGATTTTTGTTCACATATTCATGACGTtcaaaattatttcatgaaaaaaatgaaactatAAGAGAGAAGGGAAAAATGAGCTTTCGATTGGTGTAGATGGTGCAAATGGAGAAAGCCATGcaacattaattttaaaagctaAATGACTTAAATAGAAACTTTCGAATAATTAAATaaacattttgtaattttttaaagttaaataactaaaacataaaCTTAATATTAATGACTTTTGATTTAATTTACCTTATTTGTTATTATTGATTAACTTCGAGGCCTAAGTATTTAATCAGTTATATTTAGGTTTTATCATATGCCTATGCTATAAATGAgtttgatttatttttttaaatttttaaaatataaaatattttattcactCATATCATAAATAAGATAAAATCTagcattatatattatattattataaaaatctcTTACCATTCCAGTAAtaattgatatatttttataaatataatttttaatataaaatattttcattcactcacaaaataaaatttaatattatatattatattaatttaatattaaatttatttgtgGTTATTCAAATATATACTTATATTTATGCTATAGTAAAATTTAATATGAGTGTTTAGTTTTAGGTATGGCTTTGCTCATGTCATGTCACGAGTTTCCTCGGGTTCTCTTTTTATCTCTCACTCTCTCTCCCTGATTGGTATAAACACAACATTCAACGTTGCCCCCTCGTTTCCCCTATTACTTCCTCCTTGCAATTTACTGCCATTAATTTCTactattatttttgtttatttaaagCCCTTTTCATTTAGCTGCACAACATTTCAAtttctctcatcttcttcctccccttcttctctttcttccatTTCCATTCCATAACTTTCCTTCTGCTTTTCTATTGATTCTCTCcgcaaaaagagaaaaaaaagaagaaagaaaagcctAATCTTTATTCTTTCTTCTTTATTCGCTTACTTATTCCTTCCCAGTTAAAGCTACACTATTTATAGTTAAAACTTGAAACTTGGATTTGGGGTTTGTCTTTTTATCCAATCCAAGATATGGGGATTTCAGGGAAGCCTCAAGTGGATGGAGGGTTAGAATCCGAAGGCAAAAAATGGGTCATTGCTGGGATCTCTTTACGAGCTCCTTTGAAGTCTATTTACACACATCCAGTGGATGATCAGAGAGATAAAGATAGCACTGATGACAAAGAAGACGAATCCTGTTCAACCACTCCCACGGGACAAGAAGCTAGGATTCCAACCTTACTCACATGTCCACCTGCTCCAGTCAAGCGTAAACCTACTTTGAAGTGTAATTATGGAAATGTTAGAGAGTTCTTTACTCCACCAGATTTGGAGAGTGTCTTCATACGCCATGTTTAAACACCTAACTCAAACTCTCACCAAACCAAGCTTGGACCAATTTGCATAAAAGCTTCATAGCTTTTGCATCTCTACCTCTATTGTCATCtgtttatcattttttttgtACTCTCActcttacttttttttttctaatttaggGTATTTTAATTGTAGTGATCACTAGAAGTTCACGTACAGAGGGAATCCATAAATAAATAACAAGTGGAAATTTAACTTCTTTTGAGTTCGTTCTTAGGTTTCCTTTTTTACCTTTTAAGTTTCTATATCTGTAGTAAGTAATTATTTCCTCTAGCTTCTTGTGTTAATTATCTATAATAGAGAAAAAGCATCCAGTTTTCAGTTAAGAAATGGTGAGCATTTGGGTTTAATTTTCTTCCAGTTTATATGATCTCTTTCTGCTGTTATTAATGTTATAACTTCTGCTTTGTACTCTCTTTTTGTTTGAAAGTTGAAACTGTATATGAATCATGTTCAAGTGGGGAGACACATGCAAGTCAACATCTAAGCAAAGTTAGAACTTATTCCAAaagttggtaaaaaaaaaaaaaggttagagACTCACCCTAAAAAAAGTGACATATCCATCCTGTTCATGAGATCATCTTTGTAATAAAT encodes:
- the LOC108472873 gene encoding cyclin-dependent protein kinase inhibitor SMR6-like yields the protein MGISGKPQVDGGLESEGKKWVIAGISLRAPLKSIYTHPVDDQRDKDSTDDKEDESCSTTPTGQEARIPTLLTCPPAPVKRKPTLKCNYGNVREFFTPPDLESVFIRHV